A section of the Paralichthys olivaceus isolate ysfri-2021 chromosome 14, ASM2471397v2, whole genome shotgun sequence genome encodes:
- the gfral gene encoding GDNF family receptor alpha-like translates to MQLTHVEAAVILGIVIPQISSIRVSSAPPDCWAAVNTCMSDLCESEQAFHGGFCNDEGCQIKGSEVCNMTIQTALDQFPSLRGCVCAWETEEEEDLCDSIQALAEQCHRRPASHQKRSTVDDWKSSTLIGHVYDGAGSCFDQMTVCLGDAVFNKHLISVLQACTADPCNLDLCQRVARDFYGSMPQNVAEMLVMCECDSSDESCLQMKTSLHSGPCADETRICQERVKQCLDDGICSDLLEAFRAKCWSFENDQCGDSNLRVDECLASMDPALIFGADPECKMAFVETLGTVLHRPCSCKGVHNDDLRTCNMIHDVLHNRSVFMTPLKSSSVPSKPPEVNESERRHTWSHDYLLYAFATLLLVGVVVLMPLAVVSKIWMLRKRDDTKFHHPQKSRFVVIL, encoded by the exons GGATTGTTATTCCTCAGATATCCAGTATCAGAGTTTCATCTGCACCCCCCGACTGTTGGGCTGCTGTGAATACCTGCATGTCAGATTTATGCGAGAGCGAACAGGCGTTTCACGGCGGCTTCTGTAACG ATGAAGGGTGCCAAATAAAGGGCTCAGAGGTCTGTAACATGACCATCCAGACCGCACTGGACCAATTTCCCTCACTgcgagggtgtgtgtgtgcctgggagacggaggaggaggaggacctgtGCGACTCCATACAAGCGCTTGCAGAACAATGCCACAGAAGGCCAG CGAGTCACCAGAAGAGGAGCACGGTGGATGACTGGAAGTCAAGCACATTAATCGGCCATG TATATGATGGTGCTGGGTCCTGCTTCGACCAGATGACAGTTTGTCTCGGTGACGCCGTTTTCAACAAGCACCTGATATCTGTTCTCCAGGCATGTACAGCAGATCCGTGCAACCTTGATCTCTGCCAGCGAGTGGCGAGGGATTTCTATGGAAGCATGCCGCAGAACGTGGCAGAGATGCTGGTCATGTGTGAGTGCGACTCTTCAGATGAGAGCTgcctgcagatgaaaacatctcTGCACAGCGGCCCGTGTGCAGACGAGACCCGCATCTGCCAGGAGAGGGTTAAACAGTGTCTTGATGATGGAATCTGCAG TGACCTGTTGGAAGCTTTTCGAGCCAAATGCTGGAGCTTTGAAAACGATCAGTGTGGCGACAGCAACCTCCGAGTTGATGAATGTCTCGCCAGCATGGATCCAGCTCTCATCTTTGGAGCAGATCCTGAATGTAAAATGGCCTTTGTGGAGACTTTGGGAACAGTGCTGCACCGTCCTTGTTCATGCAAAGGCGTGCACAATGATGATCTGCGGACGTGCAACATGATTCATGACGTGCTTCATAACAGATCAGTGTTCA TGACACCTTTGAAAAGCAGCAGTGTTCCTTCCAAACCTCCTGAAGTCAACGAGTCTGAGCGTCGTCACACATGGTCACATG ATTATCTGCTGTATGCTTTTGCAACTTTGCTGCTTGTCGGAGTCGTTGTTTTGATGCCTCTGGCTGTTGTCAGTAAAATTTG gaTGTTGAGGAAAAGAGATGACACAAAATTTCACCATCCACAGAAAAGCCGCTTTGTTGTTATTCTCTGA